A window of Kineococcus sp. NBC_00420 genomic DNA:
CTGTGGTCACTCACTCACTCTACGTCACAATCGTCCGTCCAGCCCCAGTTCTGAGGGCCGAGATGTGGTCTTCACCAAGGGTTCGAGTTGTTCGGGAACGACGAAGCCCCCCGGCCCGCAGGGGGCTCGGAGGGCTCGTCCAGCCCCTTCTCAGACTCAGGGGCACGTCACGCAGAGTGATGGCTACGTCGAACGGACGACCCCCAGAGGGGTGCCCGAGAACCCCGGGAAGATCGTCGCGAGCGAACCCGCCCCGCACCGCTTCTGCAGCACCTCGCCGATGATCGAGCGGTAGTCGCTCGTCCCGGCGAGGTCCCCGTCGACGAGCCGGTCGGCCCCCAGGCCCGGCCAGACGCCGTGGACCCTGCCGCCGACGACGCCGCCGCCGAGCAGCAGGACGGCGTTGCCGTGACCGTGGTCCAGACCGCCCGAGGCGTTCTCCCCGACCCGACGGCCGAACTCCGACAACGTCACGAGGGTGGTGGAGGCGAAGGAGCCGCCGAGGTCGGTCGCGAAGGCCGCCAACGACGAGGACAGCTCCGTGAGCTTCTCCTTCATCCACCCGCCGTCGACCCGGCCGAGGCCGGCGTGCATGTCCCAGTCGCCGTAGTCCAGGGCGATCACCTGGACCGGGGCGCCGGACTTCTTGAGCACGGCGGCCTGGGCGAGCGCCTTGCCGAGGTCGGTGTCGGGGTAGCTCGCCCCGTTCGCCGGACCGCTCGCGGTGCTCTTGAGTGCGGCGACCCCCTCCATCGCGGTGATGAGGGTGCCCGCGGGGGCCGCGACCTCGGGGCGGGCGCCCGTGTGCATGCGACGCAGCGCCGCGTGCCAGGTCGGCCGGTCGTCGCCCGGGCCGATGAGGTTGAAACCCGCGAGGGACGTCATCGTCGTCTCCTGGCCGGGCCCGGCGAACGAGCGCGGGGTGGTGTTGGAGATGCCGACCACGTTCAGCACCGAACCCGTGCCCAGCGAGCCGAGGGTGCGGTCGATCCAGCCGGTGCGGACCGAGGAACCCGGGGCGGCGAGTTCCATCTGCTCCATCGCGGCGAAGTGCGAACGCGTCGGGTCGGACTGGCCGACGGCGTGCACGACCCCGAAGGTCCCGTTGCGCCACAGCGGCATCAGCGGGGCCATCGCCGGGTGCAGGCCGAACGTCTGGTCCAGGCCGAGCAGCGTGGACCGCGGGACGGCGATGTTCGGGCGGGCCGCGTAGTACCCCGCGTCGCCGCCGGGCACGACGGCCGACAACCCGTCGAAACCCCCGTGCAGGCTCAGCACGACCAGGGTCTCGCCGTTCCAGCCGGACCCGGCGAAGGAGACCTGGGTGGAGACGTCGCCCACGGTGTAGGTGGTCGCACCCGCGGCCGCCGCGGCCAGCGCCGCGCGCAGCACGGTCCGGCGGGAGACGAGCTTCGAACCCTCGTCGCAGCCGCAGCGGTCGGCGTCCTCGAACTTCGACACGTCAGGGTCCTTCCTCAGCGGATCGTGAACGTCGGGCCGTCGAGCGTGAGCGCGACGACGTAGCGCAGGTTGTCCTGGACCCACCGGTCGTTCCTCGAGACCGGCGCTCCGGGCTGGCGGTTCGCGTACATCAGCAGCGCCGCCTTCTCGTCCGCGGTCAACGGGCTCCCCGTGAGGCGGACGCCCAGCGCGTCGACCAGCGCGCCCCAGGTGCCGGGGAAGTCGCCCAGCAGGTCCGGCGCCTTGGCGAAGGGCAGCTCGGGCGGGTACCAGCCGGCGGCGAAGTCCATGTGCCGGTTCCAGCGCGAGAGCGTGCCGCTGGGGGAGATCCAGGCCGCGGCCACGTCGGGGTACCCGTTGGGGGCGCCCCAGGCCATCGGCGCGTGCCCCTGGTCCAGCACGTGCCAGAACAGCTTGGTGATGCCGCCGGTGCCGCTGGACTCCATGCCGGTGCCCAGCGTCCGCAGGGTCGCGACGTAGTCCTCCTGCGGGGTGCGGACCTTCTGGCCCGCCGCGGACCAGAACTCGGCGGAGTCGAACAGCGTGCGCAGCACCGCGACGACCTGACCACCGGTGCTGGTCCAGGTCTGGGCCATCCGGTCGATCAGCGCCGCCGGGGGGTTGTCGGAGACGAACCGGGTGGCGATCCTCGTGCTGAGGCGGCGCGCGGTGGCCGGGTGGACCGCCAGCCAGCGCAGGTAGGCGTCGATCCAGCCGTTCCCGTCCGCCGGGGCGTGCGGGGGGACGACGAAGCCGAAGACGGTGCGGCCGCCGCCGTCGTGGCGACCGGCGTCGTAGACCGCGGAACCGTCCGCGGCGATCGTCAGGCCGGTCAGCAACCGGGCGGAGTTCTTGACGTCGGCCTCGGTGTACCCGGCGTCGACGCCGACGGTGTGCAGTTCCAGCAGTTCCCGACCGTAGTTCTCGTTCGGCTTCGCCGCGGTCGAGCTCGCGTTGTCCAGGTAGTTCAGCATCGCCTGGTGGCGGGCCGAGGCGACCAGCATGTCGGGGAAGCTCCCGAACGCGAACCGGCGGATCACGTTGCGGTCGTAGTCCTGCCGGCTGTACCAGGCGTCGGAACTCGGGCAGGTGACGTGCAGGACGTTGTTGAAGACGTCGACGACGACCTCGAACAGCTGCCGGTTGCTCCAGATCTGGCGGGCCAGCGTGAGGCGGCCCGTCTCGAGCATCGCGTTCCACTCCGTCGCCGCGTACCCGCCGGCGTAGAGCTGCTGGGCGCTGCGCCAGTAGAAGCTCATCCGGCCGGCGAAGGAGTCCATCGCGGCGTCGTCGACCGCGCCGGGAGCGAGCTGGCGGTCCAGCCAGGCCGCGGTGCCGAGCCTCGCGACCTCGGCCAGGGACGCCGGGGTGGGGCCCCAGCTGGCGCGGCGCAGCAGGTGCAGCCGGTCGGCGGCGCTCTCGTGCGCGAACGGCGACGCCGCGGGGCGTCGGCGGCCTCGGGTGACGGTGGCGGCGGAGGAAGGCACGCGACCTGTTCGGCAGGGGATCTCCGAAGCTTGAGCCGACCGGGTGGGCGGGCTGCGGACCGGGCCTTGCGCTGGAGTGCCCTCCAGCGCCTAGCGTCCCCGGCATGCGGACGACGACAGGCCTGGCGCTGCTCGCGCCGGGCGGAACCTTGCAGCCCTCGACCATCGAACGGCGGGACCTGCGCCCGGACGACCTCGCGGTGCGGGTCACGTGGTGCGGCGTCTGCCACACCGACCTGCACGCGGTGCAGGACGCGGGCAGCGGCCCGCTCGTCCCGGGGCACGAGTTCGTGGGCGTGGTGAGCGAGGTGGGGACGCAGGTCACCCGCTTCGCCGTCGGTGACACGGTCGCGGTCGGCAACATCGTCGACTCCTGCGGGACGTGCGCCTCCTGTCGCGCCGGTGACGAGCAGTTCTGCGCCGAGTTCCCGACCCTGACCTACGGCGGGAGGGACCGCGTCGACGGCTCCACCACGTCGGGCGCGTACGCGGGGGAGTACGTCGTGCGCGAGGGGTTCGCCTACGCCCTGCCCGCCGGGATGGACCCCGCCGGCGCGGCCCCGCTGATGTGCGCCGGGGTGACGGTCTTCGAACCGTTGCGCCGCTTCGGGGTGGGGGCGGGGGACCGGGTGGGGGTCGTCGGGCTCGGTGGGCTGGGTCACCTCGCGGTGAAGTTCGCCCGGGCGATGGGGGCGGAGGTCTCGGTGTTCACGACCTCGCAGGCGAAGGTGGAGGACGCCCGTTCGCTCGGGGTCGAGGACGTCGTGGTCTCCCGCGACGCCGACGCGATGGCCGCCGTGGCCGGCCGGTTCGACGTCGTGCTGGACACCGCGTCGGCCAAGCACGACCTCTCGCCGTACCTGCGCAGCCTGCGTGCGGACGGCACGTTGTGCGTCCTCGGCATCCCCGACCGCTACGAGGCCGATCCGATGGCCCTCATGCAGGGGTTCAAGCGGCTGACCGCCTCGGGCAGCGGCGGGCGCCCCCGGACCCGGGAGATGCTGGACTTCGCCGCCGCGCACGGGATCAGCGCGGACGTCGAGGTCGTGACCCCGGCGGAGATCACGACGGCCTTCGAACGGCTGGGACGCGGGGACGTCCGCTGGCGGTTCGTCCTGGACACCGCGTCCCTGGCTCAGGCGTAGCGTCGTGGCCGTGACCACCCCGGACGCCGCCGGGCTCGGGATCCGTGAGGTCTCCGAGTCCACCGGACTCAGCGTCGACGCGCTGCGCTGGTACGAGAAGGAGGGGCTGCTCCCGCAGGTCGGGCGCCGCGCCGACGGTCGCCGGGTCTACGGCCCCGGCGCCGTCCGCTTCGTGCAGCTCGTCCAGGCGTTGCGCCGCACCGGGATGCCCGTCGCGCAGGTGCGGACGTTCGTGCAGCTCGGGCCGGGGACGCCCGGGAACAGCGCCGTGCGGCTGGAGGTGCTGCTCCGGCAGCAGGAACTCGTCGCGCACCGGATGGCCGAACTGCGTCGCGACGAGGAGGTCCTGCGCCGCAAGGTCGAGAACTACCGCTACCTCATCGCGAACGGACTCGACTGCGAGGACGAGTCCTGAACCCCGCCTCCCCGGGGGGAGGGGTTCAGGTGACCTGAGCGGTCTGGGCGGCTGCACCACCGTCGGTGCGGTCACGGTGGTGACGGGCCTTGGCCGCGTACATCGCCGCGTCCGCTCGGCGCAGCAGCTCGTCGAGGGTGGCCGGCTCGGTGCTGACGGCGGTGCCGATGCTGGCCGAGACGCGGACCACGGTCCCGTCGAGGTCGTACGGAGCCCGCAGCGCGGCGCCCGTGCGAGCGGCCACCTCCGCCACGACCGCAGCGTCCCCGGTGGCCAGCACCACGACGAACTCGTCACCGCCCAGACGGGCCAGTCCGTCGCCGGGACGCAGGAGCCCGGCCATGCGGTCCGCGGCCAGACGCAGCAGCAGGTCTCCGGCGGCGTGCCCGTACCGGTCGTTGACGGGTTTGAAGTGGTCCAGGTCGACGTAGATGACCGCGACGGTGCTCACGGCGTCCACCTCGGGAACGGCCGCGTCGCCCAGGTGCCGGGTGAAGTGCTCCTGCAGCCCGGTGCGGTTCAGCCGTCCGGTCAGTGCGTCGTGGGTCGCGGCGTGCAGCAGCGCGTCGTGGCGGCTGCGCCGCTCGACGTCCAGGGCAGCGCCCTGAGCCTCGCGCTGGGCGGTGATCAGGGCGGTGTTGCCGATCAGGGCCAGGGACACCACCAGGGTGATCACCGCAGCCACCAGGTCCAGGGACCGGGGCAGGTACGAGGGCGACCAGCCGACCTGCACCGACACCTGCAGCGCCACGCTCAGCACCAGCGTCATCACCGCGCAGGGTCGCCAGGCCCGTGCCCCGCTCCACTGCAGGTGCACGCCGGCCACCAGGGCGGCCAGGACGGGGAAGAGGAAGGAGACCCCGGTCGTGGCGATGGTCGCGGCGAAGAGGGCACCGGCGATCGTGAGGCGGAGCCAGAGGCGGTTGTCCAGGCGGCCTCCGCCGAGCCGGCGTTGCACCGGATCGGTGCGCACGAGCAGGATGGCCGGCCAGCCGACCACCTGCGTCCACCACGGCGAGTACACCGCCTCGTCGGGCAGCGCCCACCAGGCCAGCCCGGCCAGGGCGGCGCCGACCGCCGCGGCGGCGGTCAGGCGCAACCCCGTGCCTCGCCCACCGTCCGCCACACCGCCCCCGAGTTCGAGTCGCACCTCTCCGCAGATCGTCGCGTCATCGATCCATCGGTGCTCGGGACAGCTGCCTCGATCCGGCGAACGAGTGAGCTCCCGGGTCTCGACGACCTCGGTCAGGCGCCCGACGCCACGATCCCGGGGGCCCGCCTCACCCGACCCGCACCCTCCCGGTCGAGGCGTTCCACCGCAGCCGTCCTCCCTCGAAGTCCGAGGCCCGTCCGCCGGGGACGCCGTACTCGTCGCTGGTGGGGAAGCCCAGGGGGGACGTCTCCCAGCCCATCGCCGCCCAGGTCTGCCGGATCGCGCCCAGCACCACGTGCGGTCCGGCGCCGGCCCGCCGGTAGATCGAGCCGTTCTCGAAGTGCGTCACGCTGCCGCTGCCGCCGGCGAAGTCGGTGGTGTCCATCGTCGGGAAACCCAGCGGGGACCACTCCCAGCCGATCGAGGCGAACTTCGCCCGGTGGGTCCCGCGCACGACGAACGCGCCGAGGCCCGGCCGGAAGAGGATCGACCCCTCCTCGTAGTGCCGGAACCGGCCGCCGCGCAGGGCGTCGCCCTCGTCACTCGTGGGGGCGCCGAGCAGGCTCCGGCCGCCGACGTCGCCGTACTTGCGGGCGATCGGCGAACCCGCGGCCTTCGAGCCGCCCGCCAGCAGCGCCGCGACCCGGCCGCGCACGTCGTCCATCCGGGTGTAGCCGACGTCGCCGGGGCACGCCGTGTACCCGACGTCGCGGTGGCCGTTGATCGTGCGCAGCGACACCGTCTCGCCCGCGGGGTAGCGCGCGGTCCCGCCGCCGGCGGAGGTGAGCCGGGCGGGGGCGTCGGCGTCCAGGTCGTGCAGCGCGAACTTCCAGGCGATGATCGCGGCGACCGACTGCAGGCACGCGTCGCTGGGGGCCTTCGAGGTGAAGTCGCCCATCATCGACACGCCGAAGGTGTCGGCGTTGAACCCGCCGGCGTGCGCGCCGACGACGGGTCGGGCGGTGCCGCCGGCGCGACCCTCCCAGATCCCGCCGAAGCGGTCGACGACGACGTTGTAGCCGAGGTCGTTCCAGCCCAACGTCTGCGTGTGGTAGCGGTACATCCCGCGGATGACGCTCGGCACCTGCGACGCCGAGTAGTCGCCCCCGTCGGCGGTGTGGTGCACCACGGCGGCCCTGATCGTCGCGCTGTACTCGACCTCGCCGCGGCGCAGCGACTCGTCGGCACCCCACTCGGCGCGGGAGCGGACGCCCGGTCCGGTGGAGGACGCGAGCGTCACGGCGGTCCGTGACGTGGCGGCGGGTCCGGGGGCGACGACCTCCAGGCGGGCGTGCCCCGCGTCCTCGGCCGGCAGGCGGACCTCCACGACCGCACCCGGACCGAGCTCACCCGTCCACACCGGGTCGCAGGCCACGACCTCCGGCTCCGCCGACCCCGGGTCGGGGGCGCTGTCGCCGAGGGCCAGGTCGATCCACGGGCCGACCACGCCGGCGCGCGTCACCCGCAGCGACACCGAGGTGGCGCGGGTCCCGGCGGGGAAGCTGACGCCGAGCATGCTGGCGCCGTGGATGCCGTCGAGGGGGACGCGCACGGTGCGCAGCCCGCCCGAGGTGAGGAGCGCGCGGGCCGGACCCGCGACGTCGGAGAGGGCCAGCGACGTGACACCTCCGGCGGGGGAGGCGGCCCGGGCGGGGGTGGGGACCGCGGGGACGGCGAGCACCGCGAGGGCGCCACCGACCCCGAGCAGCGTGGTGCGGCGCGACACGGGCAGGGGCGAGGGCATGGGGGAGGGTGCTCCGTCCGTCGAGGGTTCGTGACGGAACGTAGGTGATCGGTGGAGGGGTTGTACATGGAGGGTCAGGAGTGACCGGTGTGACGAGCGAGGATCGTCATCGGGTCGACACCTCGGGTTCGCGTCAGCGCGACGCCGCGCCGGTGTCCTCCAGGACGTACAGCTTCACGCTGAACGCCCGCTTGTCCTCCGTCGACACCAGCCGGTAGCCGCGGTTCAGCAGACGGACCGTCTCGCGGTCCTCCGCGGTCTTGGTGACCACCGGTCCGACCCCGCCGATGACCCAGATCCGCCCAACGCCGGCCATCGCCGACCACAGGTGCGGTGCCTCGACGGTCGTGCCGACAAGGGTCGCGGACTCGGCGGCGGGCTCGGCCAGGGCGATGTCGTCCAGGCCCGCGAAGGCCTCGGGGTAGAGCTGGGTCAGCACGCGGTAGCGGTACTCCCCGTCGGGCACGAACAGCAGGCCGTCACCGGGCTGGGCGTGGGCCCGGACGTACTCGGCGGTGCCCCGCAGGTCCTCGGCGTGCCCGATGGTGGGGGAGCGGAAGACGAACTGCATGTGCAGCCCCGTCAGCGCCATGGCCGCGACGAGGGCGCCGGCCACGACCGCGGTGCGGCGGACGCGGACCGCGGCCGTCACCACGACGGCCAGGAACAGGCAGGTCCCCGGCGCGACGAAGACGAGGTAGCGCGTCGTCCACAACGGGTGGACCTGCGAGAGCGCCCACAGCAGCGGCCACGGCAGGACGCCCCAGAGGAACCCGAGCAGCTGCAGCCGCCGGGCCCGCGCCCAGCGCAACCCCACCAGCGTGGTGAGGCCCGCCACGACCAGCGCGACGGTGGAGGAGCCGAGGGCGAAGTCGACGTGCGCGCCGAGCTCCGCCGTCGTCGGCCTCTGCAGGAACGCGACCTGACCGGACTGCCGGCTCTGGGCCAGCAGCAGCGGGACCGCGAGGACCACCCCCGTCCCGGCGGCCACGGCGGCCCGCCAGCGGACCCGGCGCGGCCCGGTCAGGGCCCATCCCGCGTGCGCGACGAGCACCAGCGCGGCGACGGTGTTGAACGCGACGAGGAGCGGGATCGTCAGCGTGTACGCGACCCACCAGCCCGCACGCCGGGCCGCGCACGCCCGCAGCAGCAAGTACGTGCCCAGCGTCGCGACGAGGGTGGCGAGCGCGTAGGGCCGCGCCTCCTGCGCGTAGCGGCTGACGAAGGGCATCGAGACGAACAGGGCGGCCGCGGCGACCCCCGTGATCCGGGCCGTGACCGGCCCGACCGCCCCGGCCGCCGCGCGACGCGCCACCCCGTAGAGCGCCGCCACGGTCAGCGAGGCCGCCACGACGGAGATCCACCGGGCCTGGACGACGTCGACGCCGGAGCCGAACAACGCGTGGGCCAGGAAGTAGAAGGGCGCGTGCACGAGGTCGACGTGCTGGACGAGCCTCCAGATCTGCTCCGGGGTGCGGGAGGCGACGGCGATCGTCACGGCCTCGTCGCGCCACGGGCTCGGCGTCCCCAGCCGCCAGGAGAAGACGACGGCTCCCGCGATGGCCGCGAGCAGGCCGATCAGGACGTCGACCCGGCCGCGGGGGACGGTCTCGCGCAGGCCGGGCACGGCGGCGCGACCGCGTGCCGCGGGGATCGCGCCGGTGCCGGGGCGGGCGTGCGTGCTCGACAGATCGACCTCGCTCAGAAGGGCAGCTTGCGGAAGACCGGCGCGGGCACGTGGCGCAACGCCGACATGACCCAGCGCATCGGCTCGGGGGCCCACACGGTCTCCTTGCCGCTGCGCACCGCGTCCACGGTCACCTCCGCCACCTGCTCGGCCGACACGGACAACGGGGCCGCCTTGAGCCCCTCGGTCATCTTCGTGGTGACGAAGCCGGGGCGCACGACGACGACGCGCACGCCGCTCGGGCGCAGGGCCTCGCGCAGGCCGGTGAAGAAGGCGTCGAAGCCGGCCTTGGAGGAGCCGTAGACGAAGTTCGAGCGGCGGGCCCGCTCACCGGCGACGCTGGAGAGCGCGACCAGGACGCCGTGACCCTGCAGCTGCAGCTTGGCGGCCAGGTGCACCCCCAGGTTCACCGGGGCCGTGTAGTTGACCGTCGCGACCTGCACGGCCGCCGGGGCGTCCTGCCAGGACACCTCGTTGTCGCCCAGGACCCCGAAGGCGAGCACGGTCACGTCGACGTCGCCGAAGGACCCGTCGAAGCTCTCGTCGACGACCTCGGCGTGCCCGTCGAGGTCGGTCGCCTCGAAGTCGACCGTGCGGACCTCGTGCCCACGCCGGTGCAGCCGGTCCACGGCGGCCTCGCGGCGCGCACCCGGTCGGGCGGCCAGCGTCACCCGCAGCGGTCGTTCCGGGCTGAGGCGCTCGACGATGGCGAGGCCGATGTCGGAGGTGCCCCCGAGGAGGAGGACGGAGCGGGGGTTCCCGAGGGCGTCGATCACAGGGCTCGACCTTAGCAACGCCACCTGGGTGCTCCCTGTCGAGGCGACGGGACGGCTCCCGATCGTTGCGCGACGGTGACCTCGGCCCCGCGGATACCCTCACCCGGGTGATCCCGTCGCACCACCGACCGCTCGACGTCGCGTGAGCGGAGTCCTCACCGGGTTCGTCGTGGTCGCCACGCTCGTCGCCGTCGGCTACGTCCTGGGGCGCACGGGCGTCCTCGGCCCCGCGGGACAGGGGGTGGTGTCCCGGTTGGTGTTCTTCGTGGGTTCTCCGGCCCTGCTCGTGCAGACCCTCGCCGACGCCGACGTGCACGTCCTGTTCTCGGGCCAGCTGCTGGTCACCTCCAGCGGGGTGGTCGTCAGCGTCGTCGTCTGGGTGCTGCTCGCCCGCTACCGGCTGAAGCTGTCGCGCGAGGACCTCGTCATCGGCAGCCTCGCCAGCTCCTTCGTCAACGCGGCCAACATCGGGCTGCCCGTCGCGGCCTACGTCCTGCAGGACCTGACGGCGGTGCTGCCCGCGATGCTGCT
This region includes:
- a CDS encoding DUF1501 domain-containing protein, translating into MSKFEDADRCGCDEGSKLVSRRTVLRAALAAAAAGATTYTVGDVSTQVSFAGSGWNGETLVVLSLHGGFDGLSAVVPGGDAGYYAARPNIAVPRSTLLGLDQTFGLHPAMAPLMPLWRNGTFGVVHAVGQSDPTRSHFAAMEQMELAAPGSSVRTGWIDRTLGSLGTGSVLNVVGISNTTPRSFAGPGQETTMTSLAGFNLIGPGDDRPTWHAALRRMHTGARPEVAAPAGTLITAMEGVAALKSTASGPANGASYPDTDLGKALAQAAVLKKSGAPVQVIALDYGDWDMHAGLGRVDGGWMKEKLTELSSSLAAFATDLGGSFASTTLVTLSEFGRRVGENASGGLDHGHGNAVLLLGGGVVGGRVHGVWPGLGADRLVDGDLAGTSDYRSIIGEVLQKRCGAGSLATIFPGFSGTPLGVVRST
- a CDS encoding DUF1800 domain-containing protein; translated protein: MPSSAATVTRGRRRPAASPFAHESAADRLHLLRRASWGPTPASLAEVARLGTAAWLDRQLAPGAVDDAAMDSFAGRMSFYWRSAQQLYAGGYAATEWNAMLETGRLTLARQIWSNRQLFEVVVDVFNNVLHVTCPSSDAWYSRQDYDRNVIRRFAFGSFPDMLVASARHQAMLNYLDNASSTAAKPNENYGRELLELHTVGVDAGYTEADVKNSARLLTGLTIAADGSAVYDAGRHDGGGRTVFGFVVPPHAPADGNGWIDAYLRWLAVHPATARRLSTRIATRFVSDNPPAALIDRMAQTWTSTGGQVVAVLRTLFDSAEFWSAAGQKVRTPQEDYVATLRTLGTGMESSGTGGITKLFWHVLDQGHAPMAWGAPNGYPDVAAAWISPSGTLSRWNRHMDFAAGWYPPELPFAKAPDLLGDFPGTWGALVDALGVRLTGSPLTADEKAALLMYANRQPGAPVSRNDRWVQDNLRYVVALTLDGPTFTIR
- a CDS encoding NAD(P)-dependent alcohol dehydrogenase, which translates into the protein MRTTTGLALLAPGGTLQPSTIERRDLRPDDLAVRVTWCGVCHTDLHAVQDAGSGPLVPGHEFVGVVSEVGTQVTRFAVGDTVAVGNIVDSCGTCASCRAGDEQFCAEFPTLTYGGRDRVDGSTTSGAYAGEYVVREGFAYALPAGMDPAGAAPLMCAGVTVFEPLRRFGVGAGDRVGVVGLGGLGHLAVKFARAMGAEVSVFTTSQAKVEDARSLGVEDVVVSRDADAMAAVAGRFDVVLDTASAKHDLSPYLRSLRADGTLCVLGIPDRYEADPMALMQGFKRLTASGSGGRPRTREMLDFAAAHGISADVEVVTPAEITTAFERLGRGDVRWRFVLDTASLAQA
- a CDS encoding MerR family transcriptional regulator, with the translated sequence MTTPDAAGLGIREVSESTGLSVDALRWYEKEGLLPQVGRRADGRRVYGPGAVRFVQLVQALRRTGMPVAQVRTFVQLGPGTPGNSAVRLEVLLRQQELVAHRMAELRRDEEVLRRKVENYRYLIANGLDCEDES
- a CDS encoding diguanylate cyclase domain-containing protein produces the protein MRLELGGGVADGGRGTGLRLTAAAAVGAALAGLAWWALPDEAVYSPWWTQVVGWPAILLVRTDPVQRRLGGGRLDNRLWLRLTIAGALFAATIATTGVSFLFPVLAALVAGVHLQWSGARAWRPCAVMTLVLSVALQVSVQVGWSPSYLPRSLDLVAAVITLVVSLALIGNTALITAQREAQGAALDVERRSRHDALLHAATHDALTGRLNRTGLQEHFTRHLGDAAVPEVDAVSTVAVIYVDLDHFKPVNDRYGHAAGDLLLRLAADRMAGLLRPGDGLARLGGDEFVVVLATGDAAVVAEVAARTGAALRAPYDLDGTVVRVSASIGTAVSTEPATLDELLRRADAAMYAAKARHHRDRTDGGAAAQTAQVT
- a CDS encoding N-acetylmuramoyl-L-alanine amidase; amino-acid sequence: MPSPLPVSRRTTLLGVGGALAVLAVPAVPTPARAASPAGGVTSLALSDVAGPARALLTSGGLRTVRVPLDGIHGASMLGVSFPAGTRATSVSLRVTRAGVVGPWIDLALGDSAPDPGSAEPEVVACDPVWTGELGPGAVVEVRLPAEDAGHARLEVVAPGPAATSRTAVTLASSTGPGVRSRAEWGADESLRRGEVEYSATIRAAVVHHTADGGDYSASQVPSVIRGMYRYHTQTLGWNDLGYNVVVDRFGGIWEGRAGGTARPVVGAHAGGFNADTFGVSMMGDFTSKAPSDACLQSVAAIIAWKFALHDLDADAPARLTSAGGGTARYPAGETVSLRTINGHRDVGYTACPGDVGYTRMDDVRGRVAALLAGGSKAAGSPIARKYGDVGGRSLLGAPTSDEGDALRGGRFRHYEEGSILFRPGLGAFVVRGTHRAKFASIGWEWSPLGFPTMDTTDFAGGSGSVTHFENGSIYRRAGAGPHVVLGAIRQTWAAMGWETSPLGFPTSDEYGVPGGRASDFEGGRLRWNASTGRVRVG
- a CDS encoding glycosyltransferase family 39 protein, encoding MPGLRETVPRGRVDVLIGLLAAIAGAVVFSWRLGTPSPWRDEAVTIAVASRTPEQIWRLVQHVDLVHAPFYFLAHALFGSGVDVVQARWISVVAASLTVAALYGVARRAAAGAVGPVTARITGVAAAALFVSMPFVSRYAQEARPYALATLVATLGTYLLLRACAARRAGWWVAYTLTIPLLVAFNTVAALVLVAHAGWALTGPRRVRWRAAVAAGTGVVLAVPLLLAQSRQSGQVAFLQRPTTAELGAHVDFALGSSTVALVVAGLTTLVGLRWARARRLQLLGFLWGVLPWPLLWALSQVHPLWTTRYLVFVAPGTCLFLAVVVTAAVRVRRTAVVAGALVAAMALTGLHMQFVFRSPTIGHAEDLRGTAEYVRAHAQPGDGLLFVPDGEYRYRVLTQLYPEAFAGLDDIALAEPAAESATLVGTTVEAPHLWSAMAGVGRIWVIGGVGPVVTKTAEDRETVRLLNRGYRLVSTEDKRAFSVKLYVLEDTGAASR
- a CDS encoding decaprenylphospho-beta-D-erythro-pentofuranosid-2-ulose 2-reductase; this translates as MIDALGNPRSVLLLGGTSDIGLAIVERLSPERPLRVTLAARPGARREAAVDRLHRRGHEVRTVDFEATDLDGHAEVVDESFDGSFGDVDVTVLAFGVLGDNEVSWQDAPAAVQVATVNYTAPVNLGVHLAAKLQLQGHGVLVALSSVAGERARRSNFVYGSSKAGFDAFFTGLREALRPSGVRVVVVRPGFVTTKMTEGLKAAPLSVSAEQVAEVTVDAVRSGKETVWAPEPMRWVMSALRHVPAPVFRKLPF